The following proteins are co-located in the Malus sylvestris chromosome 13, drMalSylv7.2, whole genome shotgun sequence genome:
- the LOC126596053 gene encoding DNA-directed RNA polymerase V subunit 7-like: MFLKVQLPWNVVIPAESLDMKGLILQKSIVIRLLEDFASRKATKDLGYYLALTTLESVGEGKVRQQTGDVLFPVVFSAVTFKLFRGEIAEGVVHKVLKHGVFLSCGPVENMYLSKMKMPDYNYVPGENPVFMNSKMSKIEKGTTVRFIVIGTKWLEAQREFQALVGLHADYLGPVS; the protein is encoded by the coding sequence ATGTTTCTGAAAGTACAATTGCCCTGGAACGTTGTAATCCCTGCTGAGAGCTTGGATATGAAAGGGTTGATACTCCAAAAGTCAATTGTTATCCGCTTGCTGGAGGACTTTGCATCAAGAAAGGCAACCAAAGATCTGGGCTACTATCTCGCTCTCACAACTCTGGAGAGTGTTGGAGAGGGTAAAGTGAGGCAGCAGACTGGGGATGTTCTGTTTCCTGTTGTTTTTAGCGCGGTTACCTTCAAGCTTTTCAGGGGAGAGATTGCTGAGGGGGTTGTCCACAAGGTTCTGAAGCATGGAGTTTTCCTGAGTTGCGGCCCAGTTGAAAACATGTATCTCTCGAAGATGAAGATGCCGGATTATAATTATGTGCCAGGGGAGAATCCTGTATTCATGAACAGCAAGATGTCAAAAATTGAGAAAGGCACCACCGTACGCTTCATTGTTATTGGGACTAAGTGGCTTGAGGCACAAAGGGAATTTCAGGCTTTGGTTGGCTTGCATGCAGATTATCTCGGACCGGTTTCTTAG